One part of the Tunicatimonas pelagia genome encodes these proteins:
- a CDS encoding ABC transporter permease has translation MASRDHKSSAPPSIVDNILRRFCTSHLVEEILGDLHERYYLIEEKEGTVEAKRRYWREAIAYLRPAMFITDPSQLTPTNAISPAMLTNYFKIALRNLTRQKAFSFLNLFGLALGIGCSLLIFIWIQSERSVDNFHTNGDQLYQVYMRAYNGDELETSYRTPAPLPTELKQTIPEVEYASGFAKVLRLSQQGDIYEAFQVGDEKHKMKGSRAGTDFFTMFSYPLLHGTPETALSDPKSVAISRSMANLFFSSPEDAFGETMIFHTERGKQEVKVTAIFEDIPSTSSDQFDYLTNWDTWVENDEFKQFWGHFGTLTYVQLQANTNPDLVAEKVADFLTDYVDVPEGMNLRFELDLHPFSERYLYNNFENGQPNGGRIEYVRLLSIVAIFILFIACINFMNLTTARSLRRAKEVGVRKVAGADRRSLIYQFMGEAVLLTLLATLLALLLASVLMPWYNTLTEKQLFLPFANPIFWVGLLGLILTVGLIAGSYPALFLSALLPVRVLKGSLKFSTGNTRFRQGLVVFQFALSALLIIATIVITRQTEFIQNKHLGYDRENVIYLRLEGDLVDNYLTFKEEALRMPGIKHVDRSAQTPHQMGLSGSFVRWPGMNEDNPVSFTPSSVGYDFVKLMGIEVVEGRDFSPEFATDTSSFLVSELAVQQMGLKDPIGSEITIFGKTGPIVGVIRDFHTQSLHQSLRPVVLDVKEGLNFGTILVRTQPGMTKEALASLEEVSQRLNPAYPFTYRFLDDEYHTLYQSEQVVARLSNAFGLLAIFISCLGLLGLAMFAAQQRVKEMSIRKVLGASVSQIFTLFTKDFLQLVGMALLIAIPTAWLAMNEWLQGFAFRINLSWWIFGLAGVFCLGITMLAIGYQAFRTAQVNPTSSLRNE, from the coding sequence ATGGCTAGCCGAGATCACAAGTCTAGTGCCCCTCCATCTATTGTTGATAACATTTTACGCCGATTCTGCACATCACACTTGGTTGAAGAAATCTTGGGGGATTTGCACGAACGCTACTATTTGATAGAAGAAAAAGAGGGAACCGTGGAGGCTAAGCGGCGGTATTGGCGTGAAGCCATCGCTTATTTACGCCCGGCTATGTTTATCACTGACCCATCTCAATTAACCCCTACCAATGCAATTTCTCCAGCTATGCTTACTAACTATTTTAAGATCGCTCTTCGTAATCTTACTCGTCAAAAAGCTTTCTCTTTTCTCAATCTGTTCGGATTAGCACTTGGTATTGGATGTAGCCTACTCATTTTCATTTGGATTCAGAGCGAACGAAGCGTAGATAATTTTCACACCAACGGTGATCAGTTGTACCAAGTGTATATGCGAGCATATAATGGCGATGAACTGGAAACCAGCTACCGTACTCCAGCACCGTTACCCACCGAACTCAAGCAGACGATACCAGAGGTAGAATACGCCTCAGGATTTGCTAAAGTACTTCGATTAAGCCAGCAGGGCGATATTTACGAAGCTTTTCAGGTAGGTGATGAAAAGCATAAAATGAAAGGCAGTCGGGCTGGTACCGATTTCTTTACCATGTTCAGCTATCCGCTATTGCATGGCACACCGGAAACAGCCCTTAGTGACCCAAAAAGCGTAGCAATCTCCCGCAGTATGGCTAATCTGTTCTTCAGTAGTCCTGAAGATGCTTTTGGCGAGACAATGATCTTTCATACCGAAAGGGGGAAACAGGAAGTAAAGGTAACAGCCATATTTGAAGATATTCCCTCAACTTCTTCCGATCAATTTGACTACCTCACCAACTGGGACACATGGGTGGAAAATGATGAATTTAAACAATTTTGGGGGCACTTTGGCACACTCACTTACGTGCAGTTACAAGCAAATACCAATCCTGATTTGGTAGCTGAGAAGGTTGCCGACTTTCTTACTGACTACGTGGATGTGCCGGAGGGGATGAACCTGCGCTTTGAACTTGATCTACACCCCTTCAGCGAGCGTTATCTTTATAATAACTTTGAAAATGGTCAGCCTAACGGAGGGCGTATCGAGTACGTTCGTTTACTGAGTATCGTCGCGATTTTCATTCTCTTTATCGCCTGTATTAACTTCATGAATCTAACGACGGCTCGCTCTCTTCGTCGGGCAAAAGAGGTAGGGGTACGCAAGGTAGCAGGAGCTGATCGCCGGAGCCTGATCTACCAATTTATGGGCGAAGCCGTGTTACTGACGCTACTTGCCACACTGCTAGCTCTTCTACTCGCCTCAGTGCTCATGCCCTGGTACAATACACTGACTGAAAAGCAGTTATTCCTACCATTTGCCAACCCCATCTTTTGGGTAGGTCTTTTAGGACTTATCCTGACAGTAGGACTAATCGCCGGAAGCTACCCAGCATTATTTCTATCAGCTCTTCTTCCGGTTCGAGTACTCAAAGGATCACTAAAATTCAGTACTGGAAATACCCGCTTTCGCCAAGGGCTAGTGGTATTTCAGTTTGCTCTCTCCGCCTTACTCATTATTGCCACTATTGTGATTACCCGACAAACTGAATTCATCCAAAACAAGCATTTAGGTTACGACCGAGAAAATGTAATCTACCTTCGGCTGGAAGGCGATCTGGTTGATAACTACTTAACCTTTAAAGAAGAAGCGTTACGAATGCCCGGAATAAAGCACGTAGATCGTAGTGCTCAAACTCCCCATCAGATGGGACTCAGCGGTTCGTTTGTTCGCTGGCCGGGCATGAATGAAGACAACCCCGTGAGTTTCACTCCCAGTTCAGTGGGTTACGATTTTGTAAAACTTATGGGCATTGAAGTAGTTGAGGGACGGGATTTTTCACCGGAGTTTGCTACCGATACTTCCAGCTTTTTAGTCAGCGAACTAGCCGTGCAGCAAATGGGACTAAAAGACCCCATTGGCAGCGAAATTACCATTTTCGGGAAGACTGGGCCGATTGTAGGGGTGATCCGTGACTTTCATACCCAATCACTACATCAGTCACTTCGCCCGGTGGTGCTAGACGTGAAAGAAGGATTGAATTTCGGAACTATTCTGGTTCGCACCCAGCCAGGGATGACGAAGGAAGCTCTCGCCAGTTTAGAGGAAGTCAGCCAACGGTTGAATCCTGCTTACCCATTTACCTATCGTTTTTTAGATGATGAGTACCATACTCTCTACCAAAGCGAACAAGTTGTTGCTCGGTTGTCTAATGCGTTTGGTCTGTTGGCCATTTTTATATCATGTCTAGGACTACTCGGCTTAGCAATGTTTGCCGCCCAGCAGCGAGTCAAAGAAATGAGTATTCGTAAGGTATTGGGGGCCAGTGTCAGCCAGATATTCACCCTTTTTACCAAGGATTTCTTACAGTTAGTGGGTATGGCACTGCTAATTGCTATTCCTACTGCTTGGTTGGCGATGAATGAATGGTTACAAGGCTTTGCTTTTCGTATCAATTTATCCTGGTGGATATTTGGGCTTGCCGGAGTATTCTGCCTAGGAATTACCATGCTAGCTATTGGCTACCAAGCCTTCCGTACTGCCCAGGTAAACCCGACCAGCTCTCTGCGGAATGAGTAA
- a CDS encoding PadR family transcriptional regulator codes for MRRSDLGEFEEVVLLSVAVLTPQAYSVAIAEALEEETGKTVTTGAVHAALQRLEKKGFVNSQMGEATPERGGRRKRLFTVTIAGSRILHEVQAVRNRLWNRIAPQGLPQINLT; via the coding sequence ATGAGAAGAAGCGATTTAGGTGAATTCGAGGAAGTAGTACTGCTGTCAGTAGCGGTGCTCACCCCTCAAGCCTACAGCGTAGCCATTGCCGAGGCACTGGAAGAAGAAACTGGCAAGACGGTTACTACCGGTGCCGTTCACGCAGCTTTACAACGACTAGAAAAGAAAGGCTTTGTCAACTCCCAAATGGGAGAAGCTACCCCCGAGCGGGGCGGACGACGCAAACGCTTATTCACCGTCACCATTGCCGGCAGCCGAATTCTGCACGAAGTTCAGGCCGTCCGCAACCGACTGTGGAACCGGATCGCTCCTCAGGGTTTGCCGCAAATTAACCTAACATAG
- a CDS encoding ABC transporter permease — MLKNNVKVAYRSLLKNSVFSLINIVGLAVGISAFVLILKFVSYELSYDKWHQHSDRIYRVALNKYQGNQEVVPFATNFNALPKAIREYIPTVEKVTMPFRPASGIFIFTYRQGDRIRQFQEDHFLYADEYFTTIFSYNFIAGNPALALEASFSIVLTESAARKYFGSDTKVEDIIGQRMEVSSFSQDIQHTVTGIVADVPANTHLSFDLLLSASSFEALYPEENFADSWEWYDTYVYLLAQTGTEATQLTTQLQSLLQTNSEAMGEGKSVKSKVVLQPLTNIHLHSHRQLEAEANGSYQHIAFLLIIASALLIVAGLNYANMSTALSLKRIREVGIRKYLGATKRQLRRQTLTETGLILLLALAITLVCISLVLPQLPTSPVFSANWFDPYFVASVVLGLTVLLVLIGYYPARFAARFEPINAIKGRYKGHAKLQYLQNSLIGFQLFIGLLTLTFTFMLYQQYQFMHQQNLGFEEQLLVFSAPTVQTVRGTEAYATQVQTFKERLIASGAIGSVSASTHVPGRLLEYSTSKIYAEGQDAGQGIDMNFIGIDADYVKTLGLKIVAGENFAEKSKSDEVPYILNEKAARALGFTDPVTAVGQYVTHHGSQHRVQAVVNDYHQKSLQEPIIPLAFVYLPTHHEYFMVKLASSDVASTIERVSALFAEHFPDNPFSYYFLDDAFQQLYQAEQQYSRFFNALSVLMILISSLGLFSMATFSAQQRTQEIGIRKTLGASTQGIIALLAKDYIKLLVLASIVAMPIAYVSMQLWLENYAFRIDVSWQLIVFPLVIILLVTLFTISFKTVQAALANPVDSLKQE, encoded by the coding sequence ATGCTAAAAAATAATGTTAAGGTAGCTTATCGCAGCCTTTTAAAAAACAGTGTCTTTAGCCTCATTAATATTGTTGGCTTGGCAGTTGGAATAAGTGCCTTTGTGCTTATTCTAAAGTTTGTTAGCTATGAGTTGAGTTACGATAAGTGGCATCAACACTCCGATCGTATCTATCGGGTTGCTCTGAATAAATATCAGGGTAACCAAGAGGTTGTACCGTTTGCTACCAATTTCAACGCGCTGCCTAAAGCAATTAGGGAATATATTCCGACAGTAGAAAAGGTCACAATGCCTTTTCGTCCGGCATCGGGAATTTTTATTTTTACCTATCGGCAGGGTGATCGTATCCGCCAATTTCAAGAAGATCATTTTCTGTACGCTGACGAATATTTTACAACGATTTTCAGCTACAACTTTATTGCGGGTAATCCAGCACTAGCTTTAGAGGCGTCTTTTTCTATTGTATTAACTGAGTCTGCTGCCCGGAAGTACTTTGGCTCCGATACTAAGGTAGAAGATATAATTGGCCAGCGTATGGAAGTAAGTTCCTTCTCGCAAGATATTCAGCATACGGTGACCGGAATTGTTGCAGATGTCCCGGCTAATACCCACTTGTCGTTTGATCTGCTGCTCAGTGCTAGTAGTTTTGAAGCACTCTATCCCGAAGAGAATTTTGCGGATAGCTGGGAATGGTACGATACCTACGTATACCTTTTGGCGCAAACGGGCACTGAGGCTACGCAACTTACTACCCAACTGCAATCGCTACTGCAAACCAATAGTGAAGCAATGGGAGAAGGCAAATCAGTCAAAAGTAAAGTGGTGCTTCAGCCGCTCACCAATATCCATCTGCATTCGCATCGGCAATTAGAAGCTGAGGCAAACGGGAGCTACCAGCATATTGCATTTTTACTGATAATAGCTTCGGCACTGCTTATTGTAGCTGGGCTCAACTACGCCAATATGTCTACTGCCCTATCGCTTAAGCGGATACGCGAGGTAGGTATTCGTAAGTATTTGGGAGCTACCAAACGGCAACTTCGTAGACAAACACTCACTGAAACCGGCTTGATTTTACTGTTAGCTCTAGCCATCACTTTGGTGTGTATTTCACTCGTACTACCTCAGCTACCAACCTCACCCGTTTTTTCAGCTAATTGGTTTGATCCCTACTTCGTAGCATCCGTTGTGTTGGGTTTAACAGTTTTACTAGTGCTGATAGGCTATTATCCGGCGCGATTTGCGGCCAGGTTTGAACCGATAAATGCTATCAAGGGGAGATACAAGGGGCACGCCAAGCTACAGTATCTTCAGAATAGCCTGATTGGATTTCAATTGTTTATCGGGCTGCTTACGCTCACCTTTACCTTTATGCTCTACCAGCAGTATCAGTTTATGCATCAGCAAAATCTAGGGTTTGAAGAGCAGCTATTGGTTTTTTCGGCTCCTACGGTGCAAACCGTACGAGGTACCGAAGCCTACGCCACCCAGGTTCAGACGTTTAAAGAACGGTTAATTGCTTCGGGAGCTATTGGTAGTGTGTCGGCTTCTACCCACGTCCCCGGCCGATTGTTGGAGTACAGTACCAGTAAAATTTACGCTGAAGGCCAAGATGCTGGGCAAGGCATTGATATGAACTTTATAGGTATCGATGCTGACTATGTTAAGACACTAGGATTAAAGATTGTGGCGGGCGAAAACTTCGCTGAAAAATCTAAATCTGACGAAGTACCCTACATACTCAATGAGAAAGCGGCTCGGGCATTGGGTTTTACTGACCCCGTTACTGCCGTGGGTCAGTACGTTACGCATCACGGGAGCCAGCACCGAGTACAGGCAGTCGTTAATGATTACCACCAAAAGTCGTTGCAGGAACCCATTATTCCGCTAGCCTTTGTCTATCTTCCTACTCATCATGAATATTTTATGGTCAAGCTTGCTTCTTCTGATGTAGCTTCGACTATTGAGCGAGTGTCAGCGTTATTTGCCGAACACTTCCCTGATAACCCATTTAGCTATTACTTTTTGGATGATGCTTTTCAGCAGTTGTATCAAGCGGAGCAGCAGTATTCCCGTTTCTTTAATGCTCTTTCAGTTTTGATGATCTTGATTTCTAGCTTAGGACTGTTTAGCATGGCTACCTTTTCCGCCCAGCAGCGCACTCAAGAAATTGGGATTCGTAAAACCTTGGGAGCTTCAACGCAGGGTATTATTGCTCTACTGGCAAAAGATTACATAAAACTGCTGGTTTTAGCATCAATAGTAGCGATGCCTATTGCCTACGTTAGTATGCAGCTTTGGCTGGAAAATTATGCTTTTCGGATAGATGTTAGCTGGCAGTTGATAGTATTTCCGTTGGTGATAATACTACTGGTTACCCTATTCACCATTAGTTTCAAAACGGTTCAAGCGGCTTTAGCTAATCCGGTAGACTCGCTAAAGCAGGAGTGA
- a CDS encoding FtsX-like permease family protein — protein MSNQPPKWLDQLLERFCAPELLEEVLGDLHERYYLRVQKEGVNKARKGYWREMLAYMRPSIFKRPTFDNSANNMTMLNNYFTIALRNLSKHKSFAVINVAGLTLGITGALIIFLLVRFELSFDTFHSKTDRIYRVITGSIPDEAESYGTGTPHGLAKILEEDFAEIENVATIYHLNPKKTQIEIDEDIVNNPHTYFSTPSFFEIFDFEWTIGSPQKSLSQPGQAAINESLAKQYFDGDAIGKRIRLNNEFDLVISGVIQDVPKNTDFPIQIAVSHATFAASPKFEEAYSASHGSGYQTYLLLNENTKPAPLEAKFPAMVTNYLGEEVAEKYLAHKLQPLNDIHFDEAFGGGNFSNRAVSKESLWSLTFIGVFILIIACINFVNLATAQANKRAKEVSVRKALGSTRKQLFLQFIGETFALTFIATMMSVSLTLLLLPQLQAWIDIPLDQAMVLQPLVLAWLVGQCVVISLLAGLYPALILSKIQTAMVYKNVLTSSYTSGLLLRKGLVTFQFVIAQLLIFGTIVVVSQNKYFNTQALGYDKEAVIIVDVPQDETNRLKSFRNNLAKHTPVKEVSLSMNAPSATSNKWFNWFWHKSDTEGKLLEVKPIDEYYLDLYDITLLAGEALTESDNGVVVNETLLKAIGITDPEQALQETITIGGQEVTIKGVVQDFHTLSLHQEIYPLILVNMEDRFQLASLKIDLAQASEAISIVEEQWQKMFPDYYFTYRFLDDDIATWYEEERKTSRLLSLFASIAIFIGCLGLYGLISFVTAQRVKEIGIRKVLGATVQHIVYLFTKDFIFLVVIAFVVAAPIGYYFMQQWLADFTYKIDLSWWMFAVAALAGLLIAGITVSFQSIRAALANPVDSLRNE, from the coding sequence ATGAGCAACCAACCTCCCAAATGGCTAGACCAACTACTTGAACGGTTTTGCGCTCCCGAACTATTGGAAGAAGTACTGGGCGATTTGCACGAGCGGTACTACTTGCGAGTGCAGAAAGAAGGAGTTAACAAGGCACGAAAAGGTTACTGGCGTGAGATGCTGGCGTATATGAGACCCTCAATTTTTAAGCGACCTACTTTTGACAATTCAGCAAATAATATGACTATGCTTAACAATTATTTCACCATTGCGCTTAGAAATCTAAGCAAGCACAAAAGCTTCGCGGTAATTAACGTTGCTGGGCTAACCTTAGGCATAACCGGGGCACTTATTATTTTCCTGCTGGTGCGATTTGAGCTAAGTTTTGATACGTTTCATAGTAAAACCGACCGCATCTACCGAGTGATTACGGGCAGTATTCCTGACGAGGCAGAATCTTACGGTACAGGTACGCCCCACGGACTGGCTAAAATTTTAGAGGAAGACTTTGCTGAAATAGAGAACGTAGCTACGATCTATCATCTCAATCCTAAAAAAACGCAAATAGAGATTGATGAGGACATTGTTAATAATCCTCATACGTATTTTAGCACCCCATCCTTTTTTGAGATTTTTGATTTTGAGTGGACTATCGGCAGCCCTCAAAAGTCACTTTCGCAACCGGGGCAAGCAGCAATTAACGAAAGCTTGGCTAAGCAGTACTTTGATGGCGATGCCATCGGTAAGCGTATCCGCCTAAATAATGAGTTTGATTTAGTCATTAGCGGGGTTATACAAGATGTACCCAAGAACACCGATTTTCCTATTCAAATTGCAGTGTCGCACGCGACGTTTGCTGCTAGCCCAAAGTTTGAGGAAGCGTACTCAGCGTCGCACGGCTCGGGCTATCAAACATACCTATTGCTAAACGAAAATACCAAACCGGCTCCCCTGGAGGCGAAGTTTCCAGCGATGGTAACCAACTATCTGGGAGAGGAAGTTGCTGAGAAATATTTGGCTCATAAGCTGCAACCGCTAAATGACATTCATTTCGATGAAGCATTTGGTGGTGGTAACTTTTCTAATCGGGCAGTCTCGAAAGAATCGCTTTGGAGTCTAACATTCATAGGAGTGTTCATTCTCATAATTGCTTGTATCAACTTCGTGAATCTGGCTACCGCCCAGGCCAATAAAAGGGCTAAAGAAGTAAGCGTTCGTAAAGCGTTAGGAAGCACGAGAAAACAACTATTTCTACAATTTATTGGCGAAACCTTCGCGCTGACCTTCATTGCTACGATGATGTCAGTAAGCTTAACGCTACTACTATTACCTCAGCTACAAGCATGGATCGATATACCGCTAGATCAAGCGATGGTACTACAACCTTTGGTACTAGCTTGGCTAGTAGGGCAATGCGTGGTAATAAGTCTGCTCGCTGGACTTTACCCGGCTCTTATCTTATCTAAGATTCAAACCGCTATGGTGTACAAAAATGTCTTAACTTCCAGTTACACCAGCGGTTTATTGTTACGAAAAGGGTTAGTGACTTTTCAATTCGTTATTGCTCAGCTACTTATTTTTGGAACGATCGTGGTAGTAAGCCAGAATAAGTACTTCAACACTCAGGCGTTAGGCTACGATAAAGAAGCCGTTATTATCGTAGACGTTCCACAGGACGAAACAAATAGGCTAAAGAGCTTTAGAAATAATCTTGCTAAGCACACTCCAGTTAAGGAAGTAAGCTTATCTATGAACGCCCCATCGGCTACTTCCAATAAGTGGTTTAACTGGTTCTGGCATAAGTCAGATACAGAAGGTAAACTTTTGGAAGTGAAACCTATCGATGAGTACTACTTAGATTTGTATGATATTACACTTTTAGCTGGAGAGGCACTAACCGAAAGTGATAATGGTGTTGTAGTCAACGAAACCTTACTAAAAGCAATAGGAATTACCGACCCCGAGCAGGCTCTGCAAGAGACAATTACCATTGGGGGGCAAGAGGTGACGATCAAGGGCGTCGTACAAGATTTCCACACGCTTTCTCTGCACCAAGAGATTTACCCGTTGATTTTAGTAAATATGGAAGATCGGTTTCAACTAGCTTCCCTTAAAATAGATTTAGCGCAGGCGTCAGAAGCTATCAGCATCGTAGAAGAGCAGTGGCAGAAAATGTTTCCTGATTATTATTTCACCTATCGCTTCCTTGATGATGATATAGCTACTTGGTACGAAGAAGAAAGAAAGACCTCTCGTTTACTCTCGCTATTTGCAAGCATTGCTATTTTTATTGGTTGTCTGGGCTTGTACGGATTGATCAGTTTCGTTACTGCACAGCGTGTCAAGGAAATCGGTATTCGTAAAGTACTAGGCGCAACCGTTCAGCACATTGTGTATCTATTCACCAAGGATTTTATCTTCTTAGTTGTCATTGCTTTTGTCGTTGCTGCTCCGATTGGCTATTACTTTATGCAACAGTGGTTAGCAGATTTCACCTACAAGATTGATCTTTCTTGGTGGATGTTTGCCGTAGCCGCACTAGCTGGACTGCTGATCGCTGGTATCACTGTCAGCTTCCAGTCCATCCGAGCCGCCCTCGCCAATCCGGTAGACTCTCTGCGGAATGAGTAA
- a CDS encoding ABC transporter permease: MSKRKFSYQPPPRWVDKLLRHLCAPELLEEILGDLHERYYLRAKREGEAKARRTYWQEVLAYLRPAIFRRPSNTSISNDMLKNYFTLALRLFARNKLTTAINVLGLALALTGSLLIAMFIQDELSYDRYHKNADHIYRVTRDFLSSDGSLALHLGHTAPGFGPRLANDFPDILEVARIWHTNITLGTVDENRSFQESLNVENLYYAEPSVFEVFTIPILAGDFETALENPFTMMLSDAAAEKYFGTQDVVGKQLLSQDNYFEITGVYEAFPTQSHWHPDFLVAFSTLNTILGQERLEAGWGDNVFGTYLLVNDEFDPRRVEAQFPDFLDRHMSNPDVPVKPSSWTNLYLQPLTSIHLHSQLDAEEEANGNINYIYIIGAIGVFLLLIAGFNFINLSTARATTRSKEVGLRKAIGAFRQQLILQHLSESVLLAFFAFLLSVVLISLALPWLNEFADKTIELSQYTTPTAVLGVIAIIVLVGILAGIYPAFIISGFRPVLALKGRSVTTRQSGRVRQALVVVQFTVSIVMIIATLITYQQLTFLNDQELGYAKDQVIFLSYTDEIDERFETFYHELTEHPAILNATRSSLVPTARLTAYQGTAVQQGDSMVTTDVIMKDVRIDHNYFDTYQIPIVSGRNFSENIGSDDSTNFIINETAARMVGWTNEEAIGQTLKNGRTIGTVVGVVQDFHFESLHQPIVPVVFHGQHMFNELSVLVSKDDMPEALAHMEAVWEQFVPQQSFDYLFLNEHYQQLYHSEQKQSKLFIIFAGLAILIAAMGLFGLATFSTLQRTKEVSIRKVLGAPIGSILKLLSKEVFWLVFIANLVAWPIAWYFMREWLSSFAYHIEMNLLTYLAAGIVTLVITLITISSQTIKAALTNPATILRND; encoded by the coding sequence ATGAGTAAACGAAAATTCTCATATCAACCACCACCCCGCTGGGTAGATAAGCTACTCAGACACCTCTGTGCTCCCGAACTACTGGAAGAAATACTCGGCGACTTACACGAACGCTACTATTTGCGAGCAAAAAGAGAAGGGGAAGCCAAGGCTCGAAGAACTTACTGGCAAGAGGTACTTGCCTACCTACGTCCTGCGATTTTTAGACGACCATCAAATACATCTATTTCTAACGATATGCTAAAAAACTATTTCACCCTCGCGTTGCGATTATTCGCCCGGAATAAATTGACCACTGCGATCAACGTACTGGGATTAGCCCTGGCACTGACCGGTAGCCTACTCATTGCCATGTTCATCCAAGATGAGTTAAGCTACGATCGCTACCACAAAAATGCGGATCATATCTACCGAGTTACGCGAGACTTTCTCTCTTCCGACGGAAGTTTAGCCTTGCATCTCGGTCATACCGCTCCTGGCTTTGGCCCACGATTGGCAAATGACTTCCCGGATATTTTGGAGGTAGCTCGTATTTGGCATACCAATATTACCTTGGGTACAGTTGATGAGAACCGATCTTTTCAGGAGAGCTTGAACGTCGAAAATCTCTATTACGCTGAACCGTCGGTGTTTGAGGTGTTTACGATTCCTATTTTGGCAGGTGATTTCGAAACCGCTTTGGAAAACCCATTCACCATGATGCTCTCCGATGCGGCAGCGGAAAAGTACTTCGGTACGCAAGATGTGGTGGGCAAACAGCTCCTATCTCAAGATAATTACTTCGAGATTACTGGAGTGTACGAGGCTTTTCCGACGCAATCGCACTGGCACCCTGACTTTCTAGTCGCCTTTAGTACGCTGAATACTATTTTAGGGCAAGAGCGTTTAGAGGCTGGCTGGGGCGATAATGTCTTTGGAACCTACCTACTGGTTAACGATGAATTTGACCCGAGGCGAGTGGAGGCTCAGTTTCCGGATTTTTTGGATCGGCATATGAGTAACCCGGATGTTCCAGTGAAACCTAGCAGTTGGACTAACCTTTACCTTCAACCACTCACTTCTATTCACCTGCATTCTCAGCTTGATGCAGAAGAAGAAGCGAATGGTAATATCAATTACATTTATATCATAGGGGCTATCGGGGTATTTCTGCTGCTGATCGCTGGTTTCAACTTTATTAACCTGTCAACGGCTCGGGCTACTACCCGAAGTAAAGAAGTGGGGTTACGCAAAGCCATTGGTGCCTTCCGCCAGCAATTAATTCTCCAGCACCTAAGCGAATCGGTACTACTGGCTTTTTTCGCTTTTCTACTATCGGTAGTACTGATTTCACTAGCCCTTCCCTGGCTCAATGAGTTTGCGGACAAAACTATTGAGCTATCGCAGTACACTACTCCAACAGCGGTATTGGGCGTGATAGCCATCATTGTCTTGGTAGGAATACTTGCTGGGATTTATCCGGCGTTCATTATTTCCGGTTTCAGGCCAGTTCTTGCTTTGAAAGGCCGCAGCGTTACTACCCGTCAGAGTGGGCGGGTGCGTCAGGCTTTAGTAGTCGTACAGTTCACTGTTTCCATTGTGATGATTATTGCCACGCTTATCACCTACCAGCAGCTTACTTTTCTCAACGACCAGGAACTGGGCTACGCCAAAGATCAAGTCATTTTTCTGAGCTATACCGATGAGATCGACGAACGCTTTGAAACTTTCTACCACGAACTTACTGAGCATCCGGCCATTCTCAATGCTACTCGCTCGAGCTTAGTACCTACCGCACGGCTAACCGCCTATCAGGGCACTGCGGTTCAGCAGGGCGATAGTATGGTAACGACCGATGTGATAATGAAAGATGTACGGATTGACCACAACTATTTTGATACCTACCAAATACCGATTGTCAGTGGAAGAAACTTCTCCGAAAACATTGGTTCGGATGATTCTACCAACTTTATCATCAACGAAACTGCCGCCCGCATGGTGGGCTGGACGAATGAAGAAGCCATTGGGCAAACGCTTAAAAACGGCAGAACTATCGGCACGGTAGTCGGAGTAGTGCAGGATTTTCACTTTGAGTCGTTGCACCAGCCAATTGTACCGGTAGTTTTTCACGGGCAGCATATGTTTAATGAGCTTTCGGTGTTGGTTTCTAAAGATGATATGCCGGAAGCACTAGCCCACATGGAAGCGGTATGGGAGCAATTTGTACCCCAACAGTCGTTTGATTACTTATTTCTTAACGAACACTACCAGCAACTCTACCACAGTGAACAAAAACAAAGCAAGCTATTCATCATCTTCGCCGGGCTCGCTATTTTAATTGCTGCGATGGGCCTGTTTGGCTTAGCGACCTTCAGTACGCTCCAGCGCACCAAAGAAGTAAGCATCCGAAAAGTGCTAGGTGCCCCCATCGGCAGTATCTTGAAGTTACTGAGTAAGGAGGTCTTCTGGCTAGTCTTCATTGCCAACCTAGTGGCTTGGCCTATTGCCTGGTACTTCATGCGGGAGTGGTTAAGCAGTTTCGCTTACCACATTGAAATGAACCTCCTCACCTACTTAGCCGCCGGAATAGTAACGCTGGTTATCACACTCATCACCATCAGCAGCCAGACCATCAAAGCCGCCCTAACGAATCCCGCTACTATTTTACGAAACGACTAA